The Streptomyces sp. NL15-2K genome contains a region encoding:
- a CDS encoding LysR family transcriptional regulator gives MNLASLDLNLVVALRALLEERNVTRAGRRVGLSQPAMSGALARLRRHFDDDLLDRVGGHYELTALGKVLLDRTSTVCDQLERLFTSQADFDPATESREFTLGVSDYSVAVFGAEFTRILDREAPGIRVRFVQIPAGITEMAGAVLSTLDGVVMPHGIISDFPATELYEDGWVFLVAEDNPEVGDRLSRDDLARLPWVTYLRAYDSPAVHQLGMLGIEPRVSVSVDSFTVLPFLVAGTHRIALVPALLAERLRGTAPVRMMTPPYETVPLREALWWHPVHTHDAGHIWLRDTAARVASAVQARPIRGTDGEDPAVRSREG, from the coding sequence GTGAACCTGGCAAGCCTTGATCTCAATCTGGTCGTCGCCCTGCGCGCCCTGCTGGAGGAGCGCAACGTCACCAGGGCCGGCCGGCGCGTCGGTCTGAGCCAGCCCGCGATGAGCGGCGCGCTCGCCCGGCTGCGCCGGCACTTCGACGACGACCTGCTCGACCGCGTCGGCGGCCACTACGAACTGACCGCCCTCGGGAAAGTCCTGCTCGACCGGACCTCCACCGTCTGCGACCAGCTGGAACGCCTCTTCACCAGCCAGGCCGACTTCGATCCGGCGACGGAGTCCCGCGAATTCACCCTCGGCGTCAGCGACTACTCGGTGGCCGTCTTCGGGGCCGAGTTCACCCGGATCCTCGACCGTGAGGCGCCCGGCATCCGCGTGCGCTTCGTCCAGATCCCGGCCGGCATCACCGAGATGGCCGGTGCCGTGCTGAGCACGCTGGACGGCGTGGTCATGCCGCACGGCATCATCAGCGACTTCCCCGCCACGGAGCTGTACGAGGACGGCTGGGTCTTCCTCGTCGCCGAGGACAACCCCGAGGTGGGCGACCGTCTCTCCCGTGACGACCTGGCTCGGCTGCCGTGGGTGACGTACCTGCGCGCCTACGACTCCCCGGCCGTCCACCAGCTCGGCATGCTCGGCATCGAACCGCGGGTGAGCGTCTCCGTCGACAGCTTCACGGTGCTGCCCTTCCTGGTCGCCGGCACCCACCGGATCGCCCTCGTCCCGGCACTCCTCGCCGAACGCCTGCGGGGCACCGCACCGGTACGGATGATGACGCCGCCCTACGAGACGGTCCCCCTGCGGGAGGCGCTGTGGTGGCACCCCGTCCACACCCACGACGCCGGGCACATCTGGCTGCGGGACACGGCGGCCCGCGTGGCGTCGGCCGTGCAGGCACGCCCCATCCGCGGCACGGATGGCGAGGATCCGGCAGTGCGATCACGTGAGGGGTAG
- a CDS encoding cyclase family protein, protein MNRYDPEGAIAEAAKSYTNWGRWGEDDVLGTLNFLDEGKRREGAALVRRGASFSLSQRFDMDGPQKGWRRRTNPVHTMLDTGTDAALGNQGFPHGIGGADDVIAMPLQCSTQWDGLGHIFDHGKAWNGRAAEKVVTSDGDLVTGIEHMAPHVAGRGVLLDVGRVIGDGGELPDGFAVTEEHLAATAAAHRVRVGRGDLVVVRTGQLSRVRREGWGDYAGGAAPGLSFTTAGWLHRTEIAAIATDTWGFEVRPNEFEHAFQPLHQVVIPNMGLLIGEMWDPDTLAADCAADGVYEFWLTAAPLPITGAVGSPVNPIAVK, encoded by the coding sequence ATGAACCGGTACGACCCCGAGGGCGCGATAGCCGAGGCCGCCAAGTCGTACACCAACTGGGGCCGTTGGGGCGAGGACGACGTCCTTGGCACCCTCAACTTCCTCGACGAGGGCAAGCGCCGCGAGGGCGCCGCGCTCGTCCGGCGCGGCGCAAGCTTCTCGCTGTCGCAGCGGTTCGACATGGACGGGCCGCAGAAGGGCTGGCGGCGGCGCACCAACCCGGTGCACACCATGCTCGACACCGGCACCGACGCCGCCCTCGGCAACCAGGGCTTCCCGCACGGCATCGGCGGCGCCGACGACGTGATCGCGATGCCGCTGCAGTGCTCCACCCAGTGGGACGGCCTCGGCCACATCTTCGACCACGGCAAGGCATGGAACGGCCGGGCCGCCGAGAAGGTCGTCACCTCCGACGGCGACCTCGTCACCGGCATCGAGCACATGGCCCCGCACGTCGCCGGGCGCGGTGTGCTGCTGGACGTCGGCCGCGTGATCGGCGACGGCGGGGAGCTGCCCGACGGGTTCGCCGTCACCGAGGAGCACCTCGCCGCGACCGCCGCCGCCCACCGGGTCCGGGTCGGCCGCGGGGACCTCGTCGTCGTACGCACCGGACAGCTCAGCCGGGTCCGCCGCGAGGGCTGGGGCGACTACGCGGGCGGCGCGGCGCCCGGCCTGTCGTTCACCACGGCGGGCTGGCTGCACCGCACGGAGATCGCCGCGATCGCCACCGACACCTGGGGCTTCGAGGTCCGGCCCAACGAGTTCGAGCACGCCTTCCAGCCGCTGCACCAGGTCGTCATCCCCAACATGGGCCTGCTGATCGGCGAGATGTGGGACCCCGACACGCTCGCCGCGGACTGCGCGGCCGACGGCGTGTACGAGTTCTGGCTCACCGCCGCTCCCCTCCCGATCACCGGAGCCGTCGGCTCCCCCGTCAACCCGATCGCCGTCAAGTAG
- a CDS encoding FAD-dependent oxidoreductase → MRRPRTVLVVGGGSAGNAVTILLRRSGLTVDLIEAREDWNATAGSGITVQGNALRVLRELGVWEQVQASGFGFGSLGITAPDGTVLHVVDDLRTGGDDLPATVGIQRPQLQRILIDAVRASGASVRLGTRAETFDQDADGVRVRFTDGSEGRYDLVIAADGMGSSTRAAIGIADRPVPTGMAIWRIAAPRPEGLERTDLAYGGPAYIAGYCPTSRNTIYAYAVEANRDRGCIRPESYADEMRRLLQGYGGYWTEIVKHIDDPAKVNYTWYHRMLVEGSWHRGRVVLIGDAAHCCPPSLAQGAAMSLEDALVLAELLTGTDDWDDQLFQTYYERRIPRVRPVVDASVQIGQWQLDGVRDADVPGLVNRISTLLRDLP, encoded by the coding sequence ATGAGAAGACCCCGCACCGTCCTGGTCGTCGGCGGCGGATCGGCCGGCAACGCCGTCACGATCCTGCTGCGCCGGTCCGGACTGACCGTGGACCTCATCGAGGCCAGGGAGGACTGGAACGCCACCGCGGGTTCCGGCATCACCGTGCAGGGCAACGCCCTGCGGGTGCTGCGTGAACTGGGCGTGTGGGAGCAGGTGCAGGCGTCCGGGTTCGGCTTCGGATCGCTCGGCATCACCGCCCCGGACGGCACCGTCCTGCACGTCGTCGACGACCTCCGCACCGGCGGCGACGACCTGCCCGCCACCGTCGGCATCCAGCGCCCGCAGTTGCAGCGGATCCTCATCGACGCCGTCCGGGCGAGCGGAGCCTCGGTGCGCCTCGGCACCCGCGCCGAGACCTTCGACCAGGACGCCGACGGCGTGCGGGTGCGTTTCACCGACGGCAGCGAGGGCCGCTACGACCTGGTGATCGCCGCGGACGGCATGGGATCGAGCACACGAGCCGCGATCGGCATCGCCGACCGTCCCGTGCCGACCGGTATGGCCATCTGGCGCATCGCCGCTCCTCGTCCCGAGGGCCTGGAGCGCACCGACCTCGCCTACGGCGGCCCCGCCTACATCGCCGGCTACTGCCCCACCAGCCGGAACACCATCTACGCCTACGCGGTCGAGGCCAACCGCGACCGCGGGTGCATACGCCCCGAGAGCTACGCCGACGAGATGCGCCGCCTCCTGCAGGGGTACGGCGGTTACTGGACAGAGATCGTCAAGCACATCGACGATCCGGCGAAGGTCAACTACACGTGGTACCACCGGATGCTGGTGGAAGGCTCCTGGCACCGCGGACGGGTCGTGCTGATCGGCGACGCGGCCCACTGCTGCCCGCCCAGCCTGGCCCAGGGCGCCGCGATGTCCCTGGAGGACGCGCTCGTCCTCGCCGAGCTGCTCACCGGCACCGACGACTGGGACGACCAGCTGTTCCAGACGTACTACGAGCGCCGCATCCCGCGGGTGCGCCCGGTGGTGGACGCCTCCGTGCAGATCGGGCAGTGGCAGCTCGACGGGGTGCGCGACGCCGATGTGCCCGGCCTGGTCAACCGCATATCGACCCTGCTCAGGGACCTGCCGTGA
- the dgoD gene encoding galactonate dehydratase — MKITGYELFLVEPRWLFLRVDTDEGISGWGEPIVEGKAQTVARCVEEMFDYLVGQDPARIEEHWQVLAKSGFYRGGVVLNSALAGIDQALWDIAGKTHGVPVHQLLGGHVRDRVRVYGWVGGETPEELAESAAAQVAKGMTAVKLNPCGQLEPLATPAAINAIVDGVTAVREAIGPDRDLALDFHGRFSGAMSRRVLPFLEPLLPLFVEEPVLPEFSQDLGAVVRSTSIPIATGERLYSRWDFRSVLSDGIAVAQPDISHAGGISESRRIAAMAETYDVLVAPHCPLGPIALAASLQLDFAIPNFLIQEQALGIGYGDSSGLLDYLADTTPFTFRDGYIDRPTAPGLGITIDEDAVRAAAERGHRWRNPVWRNTDGSLASW, encoded by the coding sequence ATGAAGATCACTGGATACGAGCTCTTCCTCGTCGAACCGCGCTGGCTCTTCCTGCGCGTCGACACCGACGAGGGCATCTCCGGCTGGGGCGAGCCCATAGTCGAGGGCAAGGCCCAGACCGTCGCCCGCTGTGTCGAGGAGATGTTCGACTACCTGGTCGGCCAGGACCCGGCGCGGATCGAGGAGCACTGGCAGGTGCTCGCCAAGAGCGGCTTCTACCGCGGCGGCGTCGTCCTGAACAGCGCTCTGGCCGGCATCGACCAGGCGCTGTGGGACATCGCGGGCAAGACCCACGGCGTCCCGGTCCACCAGCTCCTCGGTGGCCACGTGCGCGACCGGGTGCGCGTCTACGGCTGGGTCGGCGGCGAAACCCCCGAGGAACTGGCCGAGTCGGCGGCCGCGCAGGTCGCCAAGGGCATGACGGCGGTCAAGCTGAACCCCTGCGGCCAGCTGGAGCCGCTCGCCACGCCCGCCGCGATCAACGCCATCGTGGACGGGGTGACCGCGGTCCGCGAGGCCATCGGGCCGGACCGCGACCTGGCGCTGGACTTCCACGGCCGGTTCAGCGGGGCGATGTCCCGCCGCGTCCTGCCCTTCCTGGAGCCGCTCCTGCCGCTCTTCGTCGAAGAGCCCGTGCTGCCGGAGTTCTCCCAGGACCTCGGCGCCGTGGTGCGCTCCACCTCCATCCCCATCGCCACCGGCGAACGGCTCTACTCCCGCTGGGACTTCCGCTCGGTGCTCTCCGACGGCATCGCCGTGGCCCAGCCCGACATCAGCCACGCCGGCGGAATCTCCGAGTCCCGCCGGATCGCCGCGATGGCCGAGACGTACGACGTCCTGGTGGCCCCGCACTGCCCGCTCGGCCCGATCGCCCTCGCGGCCAGTCTGCAACTCGACTTCGCGATCCCCAACTTCCTCATCCAGGAACAGGCGCTCGGCATCGGCTACGGCGACAGCAGCGGACTGCTGGACTACCTCGCCGACACCACGCCCTTCACGTTCCGCGACGGCTACATCGACCGCCCGACCGCGCCCGGTCTCGGCATCACCATCGACGAGGACGCGGTCCGGGCCGCCGCCGAACGCGGCCATCGCTGGCGCAACCCGGTCTGGCGCAACACGGACGGCTCACTGGCCTCCTGGTAG
- a CDS encoding fumarylacetoacetate hydrolase family protein yields MKPAATSVPFAGPFALGTLSAPDGVPFPALVTPDGRALDLRTALGERELTTRTLMEGWDEAAPRLHALARDDEAAWQPLRGLRVHAPVEPRQVFQSGANYRQHVIDLEVAHRAPDDPRTVEEAREEIAALMDRRAAEDLPYVFIGLPSAITGPYDDVSLPDWAEKPDWELELAAVIGKPAYRVSTDEALEYVAGYTIANDLTDRATVFRRDMPAIGTDWLRSKNAPGFTPLGPWIVPAESIADPGDLRITLELNGETMQDESTKDMIFGVAQVVSYVSRTARLLPGDLVLTGSPAGNGMHWGRLLRDGDVMEGSIAGLGAQRTRCVGETGS; encoded by the coding sequence GTGAAACCCGCAGCCACGTCCGTCCCTTTCGCCGGACCCTTTGCCCTCGGCACCTTGTCCGCCCCCGACGGGGTCCCGTTTCCCGCCCTCGTCACTCCGGACGGCCGCGCCCTCGACCTGCGCACCGCCCTCGGTGAGCGGGAGCTGACCACCCGCACCCTCATGGAGGGCTGGGACGAGGCCGCGCCCCGCCTGCACGCCCTCGCGAGGGACGACGAGGCCGCCTGGCAACCTCTCCGGGGCCTGCGGGTGCACGCTCCGGTGGAGCCCCGACAGGTCTTCCAGTCGGGTGCCAACTACCGACAGCACGTGATCGACCTGGAGGTCGCGCACCGCGCCCCCGACGACCCCCGCACGGTCGAGGAGGCACGCGAGGAGATCGCCGCGCTCATGGACCGGCGGGCGGCCGAGGACCTGCCGTACGTGTTCATCGGCCTGCCCAGCGCGATCACCGGGCCGTACGACGACGTCTCCCTTCCCGACTGGGCCGAAAAGCCGGACTGGGAACTGGAGTTGGCGGCCGTCATCGGCAAACCCGCCTACCGGGTGTCCACCGACGAGGCGCTGGAGTACGTCGCCGGCTACACCATCGCCAACGACCTCACCGACCGTGCCACCGTCTTCCGCCGGGACATGCCCGCCATCGGCACCGACTGGCTGCGCAGCAAGAACGCCCCCGGTTTCACCCCGCTCGGGCCCTGGATCGTGCCCGCCGAGTCGATCGCCGACCCCGGCGACCTGCGCATCACACTCGAACTCAACGGCGAGACCATGCAGGACGAGTCCACCAAGGACATGATCTTCGGCGTGGCCCAGGTGGTGTCGTACGTCTCCCGGACCGCGCGACTCCTGCCCGGTGACCTGGTGCTGACCGGCAGCCCGGCCGGCAACGGCATGCACTGGGGCCGGCTGCTGCGCGACGGCGATGTGATGGAGGGCTCGATCGCCGGACTGGGCGCCCAGCGCACCCGCTGTGTGGGGGAGACGGGTTCATGA
- a CDS encoding MFS transporter: MSRPASPPAPAEGLRPSTESAGRLRAVLLMAGSCLPVLGAVLIAPVLPKMQEHFAAVPGAKTLVPVVLTIPALALALLAPFAGVVVDRLGRVRLLVWGTVLYALLGTAPLWLDSLGAIVISRVVVGIAEAAIMTCCTTLIGDYYSGRTRERYLALQTMCASVSATAFFVVGGAVGSAGWRAPFWIYAVGLLLAPAMALTLSKPRPTGGAAPEEPAGEKTSFPVRRLAGICALTVFGAMVFYTVPVEMSYLLDDLGVKSTGVIGLATAIASAATVVGSIAFTRLSGSTAGRLPVVFALCAAGFVVIALANSPVVVIVGAVLNCLGTGVLLPSLLTIAMSRLDFAERGRGTGLWTAAFFAGEFICPLVLIGLESATGSMAHAVGLLGLASALTAGGLLLVRRRPAPRLRSAV, encoded by the coding sequence ATGTCCAGACCCGCATCCCCGCCCGCGCCCGCCGAAGGTCTCCGCCCGAGTACCGAGAGCGCGGGGCGGCTGCGCGCCGTGCTCCTGATGGCGGGCAGTTGTCTGCCGGTGCTGGGCGCCGTCCTGATCGCGCCGGTCCTGCCGAAGATGCAGGAACACTTCGCGGCCGTGCCCGGCGCGAAGACCCTCGTCCCGGTCGTCCTGACCATCCCCGCGCTCGCGCTCGCGCTGCTGGCCCCCTTCGCGGGCGTCGTCGTGGACCGCCTCGGCCGGGTACGGCTGCTGGTCTGGGGGACGGTGCTGTACGCGCTGCTCGGTACCGCCCCGCTGTGGCTGGACTCGCTGGGCGCCATCGTGATCAGCCGGGTGGTGGTCGGCATCGCCGAGGCGGCCATCATGACCTGCTGCACCACGTTGATCGGCGACTACTACAGCGGTCGGACGCGCGAACGCTATCTGGCCCTGCAGACCATGTGTGCCTCCGTCTCCGCCACCGCGTTCTTCGTGGTCGGCGGCGCCGTCGGCTCGGCCGGCTGGCGCGCGCCCTTCTGGATCTACGCCGTGGGCCTGCTGCTGGCCCCCGCCATGGCGCTCACCCTGTCCAAGCCCCGGCCGACGGGCGGCGCGGCACCCGAAGAACCCGCGGGCGAGAAGACGTCGTTCCCCGTGCGCCGGCTGGCGGGCATCTGCGCACTCACCGTGTTCGGCGCGATGGTCTTCTACACCGTGCCCGTCGAGATGTCCTACCTGCTCGACGACCTGGGCGTGAAGTCCACCGGCGTCATCGGCCTGGCCACCGCGATCGCCAGCGCCGCCACCGTGGTCGGTTCCATCGCCTTCACCAGACTGTCCGGCAGCACGGCCGGCAGACTGCCCGTCGTTTTCGCCCTGTGCGCGGCCGGTTTCGTGGTGATCGCCCTGGCGAACAGCCCGGTGGTCGTGATCGTCGGCGCGGTGCTCAACTGCCTCGGCACCGGTGTGCTGTTGCCCTCGCTGCTGACCATCGCGATGTCCAGGCTGGACTTCGCCGAGCGGGGCCGCGGTACCGGACTGTGGACGGCCGCCTTCTTCGCGGGCGAGTTCATCTGCCCGCTCGTCCTGATCGGCCTGGAATCGGCCACCGGCAGCATGGCCCACGCCGTCGGCCTCCTCGGTCTCGCCTCGGCCCTGACGGCAGGCGGGCTGCTGCTCGTCCGTCGCCGGCCGGCGCCCCGGCTCAGGAGCGCGGTTTAA